Proteins from a genomic interval of Desulfuromonas thiophila:
- a CDS encoding transposase — EDFQRFWDYQRPDFAGKFLDNWVTRALQTDLEPMKKVARMLRSHKPLILNWFKAKGRLSSGAVEGMNLKAKLTMRKAFGFKTLKCLQIALYHELGKLPEPDYLHRFC; from the coding sequence CGAGGATTTCCAGCGGTTCTGGGACTATCAACGCCCCGACTTCGCGGGAAAGTTTCTCGACAACTGGGTGACCCGGGCACTTCAAACCGACTTGGAGCCGATGAAGAAAGTAGCCCGGATGCTGCGCAGCCACAAGCCGCTGATCCTCAACTGGTTCAAGGCCAAAGGGCGGCTTTCCAGCGGGGCCGTGGAGGGTATGAACCTCAAGGCGAAACTCACCATGAGAAAAGCCTTCGGTTTTAAAACCCTGAAATGCCTGCAAATCGCCTTATATCATGAACTTGGCAAGTTGCCGGAACCTGATTATCTCCACAGATTCTGCTGA